Proteins from a single region of Punica granatum isolate Tunisia-2019 chromosome 8, ASM765513v2, whole genome shotgun sequence:
- the LOC116188385 gene encoding calcium-dependent protein kinase 1-like: MGNTCVGPSISRNGFFQSISASVWRSRSPEDSVHTNGQSVHESIPNDSVHANGKSFSQGTGNELEPLPLSIQNKPPEPVTVPKPEPKQEPPIKPKRKPQMTRVSSAGLKAESVLQKKTGNLKEFYTSGRKLGQGQFGVTFYCIEKATGKEYACKSIAKRKLITEEDVEDVRREIQIMHHLSGHPNVISIKGAYEDAVAVHVVMELCAGGELFDRIIQRGHYSERKAAELTRTIVGVVEACHSMGVMHRDLKPENFLFVDQQEDSLLKTIDFGLSIFFKPGERFNDVVGSPYYVAPEVLKKRYGPEADVWSAGVILYILLSGVPPFWAETEQGIFEQVLHGDLDFSSDPWPSISESAKDLVRKMLVRDPRRRLTAHEVLCHPWIQVDGVAPDKPLDSAVLSRLKQFSAMNKLKKMALRVIAESLSEEEIAGLKEMFKMIDADNSGQITFEELKAGLKRVGANLKESEIYDLMQAADVDNSGTIDYGEFMAAMLHLNKVEREDHLFAAFNFFDKDGSGYITKDELQQACVEFGMEDSHLEEMIREVDQDNDGRIDYNEFVTMMQKGNQRGEPGGIMNGLDSSFSIAFR; this comes from the exons ATGGGTAATACTTGTGTTGGACCAAGCATCTCCAGAAATGGCTTCTTTCAGTCCATCTCTGCCTCAGTATGGCGGTCCCGATCGCCCGAGGATTCCGTTCATACCAATGGGCAGTCGGTCCACGAGTCAATCCCTAATGACTCGGTCCACGCCAATGGGAAGTCCTTCAGTCAGGGAACGGGCAACGAACTCGAGCCTTTACCTCTCTCTATCCAGAACAAGCCCCCAGAGCCAGTCACGGTCCCGAAACCCGAACCAAAACAAGAACCGCCCATCAAGCCCAAGCGGAAGCCCCAAATGACCCGGGTTTCCAGTGCTGGCCTGAAGGCCGAGTCAGTGCTTCAAAAGAAAACAGGCAACTTGAAGGAATTTTATACCTCGGGGAGGAAACTCGGACAGGGGCAGTTTGGAGTGACGTTCTACTGCATCGAGAAGGCCACAGGGAAAGAATACGCTTGCAAGTCTATAGCCAAGAGGAAGCTGATCACTGAAGAGGATGTAGAGGATGTTAGGAGGGAAATTCAGATAATGCATCATTTATCGGGCCACCCGAATGTGATTTCGATTAAGGGGGCTTACGAGGATGCTGTGGCAGTTCATGTGGTAATGGAGCTTTGTGCCGGTGGAGAATTGTTTGATCGGATAATCCAGAGGGGGCATTATAGCGAGCGAAAGGCCGCTGAGCTTACGAGGACCATAGTTGGCGTTGTTGAGGCCTGCCATTCCATGGGAGTGATGCATCGGGACCTCAAGCCTGAGAATTTCCTGTTCGTGGATCAGCAGGAGGATTCGCTGCTGAAGACCATCGATTTTGGTCTGTCTATATTCTTCAAGCCAG GTGAAAGATTTAATGATGTGGTGGGCAGTCCATACTACGTTGCACCAGAAGTTCTGAAGAAGCGTTATGGGCCCGAAGCAGATGTGTGGAGTGCTGGTGTTATCCTCTATATATTGTTGAGTGGAGTTCCTCCGTTTTGGGCTG AAACCGAGCAAGGAATATTTGAACAGGTGCTACATGGTGATCTTGACTTCTCGTCGGACCCTTGGCCAAGTATCTCAGAAAGTGCGAAGGATTTGGTGAGGAAAATGCTTGTTCGAGATCCCAGAAGACGATTAACTGCTCATGAAGTCTTAT GTCACCCTTGGATTCAAGTTGATGGTGTTGCTCCTGATAAGCCTCTCGATTCAGCAGTTTTGAGTCGGTTGAAGCAATTTTCTGCCATGAACAAGCTCAAGAAAATGGCTCTTAGA GTGATTGCAGAGAGCTTGTCGGAGGAAGAAATTGCCGGCCTTAAAGAAATGTTCAAGATGATAGATGCTGATAATAGCGGTCAAATCACCTTCGAAGAGCTTAAGGCTGGTCTAAAACGAGTTGGAGCTAATCTCAAGGAATCTGAAATTTATGATTTAATGCAGGCA GCTGATGTAGACAACAGTGGAACGATCGATTATGGGGAATTTATGGCAGCAATGCTGCATTTGAATAAAGTTGAGAGGGAAGATCATTTATTTGCTGCATTCAACTTCTTCGACAAAGATGGGAGTGGGTACATCACCAAGGATGAGCTTCAACAAGCCTGTGTAGAGTTCGGGATGGAAGACTCTCACCTTGAGGAAATGATTAGGGAGGTTGATCAGGACAAT GATGGACGCATAGATTACAATGAGTTTGTGACGATGATGCAGAAGGGAAATCAACGTGGTGAACCTGGTGGCATTATGAACGGCCTTGACAGCAGTTTCAGTATTGCATTTAGATGA
- the LOC116187198 gene encoding F-box protein CPR1-like, which produces MANLPEEITMDILLRLPVKSLVRFRCVCKHWNRLFNSPALVKAPRTWKLESRLLLKYCSEDVTRLGIRSQRNTEEFSFDISPPSVIGKKFELVDSSNGIICLYTFHRDDSGASRIFLWNPTINDLFTLPQPPSPVPEYLVGFGFNPLSAHLDDFKVICINLRLEYKDRERKRHSQVEVYSLRTNSWKQLGDRYPSYLNGHLGNQVIFNEFICWYPYVQVNKQSVLTVFDVAKEEFHEMRLPNSMPSDGKQIGLLDGCVSLWAHNPSEGYEVWTMKVFGNLESWTKLYTIKIFARSIARYQPLGLASVKEALLLNTIPRGLRHRSPSYISLYDMERGRFSESFRFTVDSIYGNRLVTHAESLISPSYSAQAERR; this is translated from the exons atgGCAAACCTCCCGGAAGAAATAACCATGGACATCTTACTTCGACTTCCAGTGAAATCTCTAGTTCGGTTCCGCTGCGTGTGCAAGCATTGGAATCGCCTATTCAACAGTCCCGCCCTTGTAAAAGCCCCCCGAACTTGGAAACTCGAAAGCCGCCTCCTCCTAAAGTACTGCAGCGAGGATGTCACTAGACTCGGGATACGCTCTCAGCGAAATACTGAAGAGTTCTCATTCGATATCAGCCCTCCGTCCGTAATCGGCAAAAAGTTTGAGCTTGTTGATTCATCGAATGGTATCATCTGCCTGTACACCTTCCATCGGGATGACTCCGGAGCCTCCAGGATTTTCCTGTGGAACCCCACCATCAATGATCTTTTCACCCTTCCACAGCCACCATCTCCGGTGCCAGAGTACTTGGTCGGTTTCGGATTCAATCCTCTGAGCGCCCACCTCGATGACTTCAAG GTGATATGCATCAACCTACGCTTGGAATACAAAGATCGGGAGCGGAAAAGGCACTCACAGGTCGAGGTTTATAGCCTGAGGACGAACTCTTGGAAGCAACTCGGGGATCGCTATCCTTCCTACCTTAACGGTCACCTGGGCAATCAAGTGATCTTCAATGAATTCATCTGCTGGTATCCTTATGTTCAGGTAAACAAGCAGTCAGTCTTGACCGTCTTTGATGTGGCCAAGGAGGAATTTCACGAGATGAGGCTGCCTAACTCGATGCCCTCGGATGGCAAACAAATCGGGTTACTAGATGGATGCGTGTCCCTGTGGGCACATAACCCAAGCGAAGGCTATGAAGTGTGGACGATGAAGGTGTTCGGGAACTTGGAGTCTTGGACTAAGCTATACACGATCAAGATTTTTGCCAGGAGCATCGCTCGGTACCAGCCCCTCGGGCTTGCTAGCGTCAAAGAAGCCTTACTGCTCAATACCATTCCCAGAGGTCTCCGCCACAGGTCACCCAGTTACATAAGTCTTTACGACATGGAAAGGGGAAGATTTAGCGAAAGTTTTAGGTTTACTGTCGATTCGATATATGGCAATCGCTTGGTGACCCATGCCGAGAGTCTGATTTCTCCATCTTACAGTGCCCAAGCAGAGCGGCGTTAG
- the LOC116187724 gene encoding DNA replication licensing factor MCM6, giving the protein MEPYFVDPTAVQVENAFLEFLKSFRLDPMEPPYYEAEIEAMKASESSTIFIDFSHVMHHSNDLQSAISDEYMRFEGYLRNACKRFVMEQRPTLIADDSPNKDINIAFFNLPSTKRLRELTTSEIGKLVSVTGVVTRTSEVRPELLLGTFKCLECGGVIRNVEQQFKYTEPTICANATCQNRGRWALLRQESRFADWQRVRMQETSKEIPAGSLPRSLDVILRHDIVEQARAGDTVIFTGTVVVIPDIMALASPGERAECRREAAQRNSTAGHEGVRGLRALGVRDLSYRLAFISNSVQILDGRRDVDVRSRKKDAEEDDSQEFTEQEIEEFRRMRNTPDFFNKIVDSIAPTIFGHQDIKRAILLMLLGGVHKITHEGINLRGDINVCIVGDPSCAKSQFLKYTSGLIPRSVYTSGKSSSAAGLTATVAKEPETGEFCIEAGALMLADNGICCIDEFDKMDIRDQVAIHEAMEQQTISITKAGIQATLNARTSILAAANPTGGRYDKAKPLKYNVNLPPAILSRFDLVYVMIDDPDDEIDYHIAHHIVRVHQKREDAVTPAFSTAQLKRYIAYAKTLKPKLNSEARKLLVDSYVALRRGDTTAGGRVAYRMTVRQLEALIRLSEAIACSHLETQVQPHHVKVAVKLLKTSIISVDSSEIDLSEFQDGDHTHENDATNPPAGGDDSRPQSRDDAPEQTPADAENDASTVGPQKKKLVITDEYFQRVTQALIMRLRQHEEAVIRDGTGLAGMRQRDLIQWYVDQQNEKNSYSSMEEAATEVSRVKAIIESLIRREGHLIVLDDGSTQVGDDGRQPVSRNDRILAVAPNYVVD; this is encoded by the exons ATGGAGCCTTATTTTGTCGACCCGACCGCGGTTCAGGTCGAGAATGCCTTCCTCGAGTTCCTCAAGAG CTTCAGGTTGGATCCGATGGAGCCTCCGTACTACGAAGCTGAGATAGAAGCGATGAAAGCCAGCGAATCGAGCACCATCTTCATCGACTTCTCTCATGTCATGCACCACAGCAATGATCTACAGTCTGCGATTTCCGATGAGTACATGAG ATTTGAGGGGTACCTTAGAAATGCTTGCAAGAGGTTCGTGATGGAGCAGAGGCCCACCCTCATCGCAGATGACAGCCCGAACAAGGACATCAACATCGCCTTCTTCAATCTCCCTTCCACCAAGAG GCTGAGGGAACTGACCACATCAGAGATTGGAAAACTTGTCTCGGTTACAGGAGTAGTCACTCGCACGAGTGAGGTTCGTCCCGAGCTGCTTCTAGGGACGTTTAAATGCTTGGAATGCGGGGGTGTCATAAGGAATGTGGAGCAGCAATTCAAGTATACTGAG CCGACAATATGCGCGAACGCTACATGCCAAAACAGAGGTAGGTGGGCGTTGCTCAGACAGGAGAGCAGATTCGCGGATTGGCAAAGGGTGAGGATGCAAGAGACTTCCAAAGAGATTCCTGCTGGCTCCCTTCCTCGATCGCTGGATGTTATACTCCGTCACGACATAGTCGAGCAGGCTCGTGCAGGCGACAC GGTCATCTTTACTGGCACAGTAGTTGTGATACCGGACATAATGGCCTTGGCCTCACCCGGAGAGAGAGCGGAATGCCGTCGGGAAGCTGCACAGCGCAATTCCACTGCTGGACACGAAGGGGTGAGAGGTCTTCGGGCATTGGGCGTCCGGGATCTTTCCTATCGGCTTGCATTCATCTCTAATTCAGTTCAG ATTTTGGATGGTAGAAGGGACGTGGACGTCAGGAGTAGAAAGAAGGATGCTGAAGAAGATGACAGCCAAGAATTCACC GAACAAGAAATAGAGGAATTCCGTAGAATGAGGAATACCCCCGATTTCTTCAACAAGATTGTTGATAGCATTGCTCCCACAATTTTTGGTCACCAGGATATCAAGAGAGCAATCCTCCTTATGCTCCTAGGTGGTGTCCATAAAATCACCCATGAGGGTATCAATCTGAGGGGAGATATCAATGTTTGCATTGTAGGAGATCCGAGCTGCGCGAAGTCTCAGTTTCTTAA GTATACTTCAGGTCTAATTCCTAGATCTGTTTATACATCGGGAAAATCCTCCTCTGCTGCTGGATTGACTGCAACTGTTGCCAAAGAACCTGAGACAGGGGAATTTTGTATCGAG GCTGGTGCACTTATGCTTGCGGACAATGGGATTTGCTGCATAGATGAATTTGATAAAATGGACATCAGAGATCAG GTTGCGATTCACGAAGCTATGGAGCAACAGACGATAAGCATTACTAAAGCGGGTATACAAGCAACTCTAAATGCGAGGACATCAATTTTAGCAGCTGCCAACCCTACTGGCGGGCGGTATGACAAGGCAAAGCCGCTCAAG TACAACGTGAACCTTCCTCCTGCAATTCTCTCGAGGTTCGATCTAGTGTATGTCATGATTGATGACCCAGATGATGAAATTGACTACCACATTGCCCATCACATTGTGAGAGTTCACCAGAAGCGCGAAGATGCAGTTACTCCTGCATTCTCTACTGCGCAGCTAAAGCGTTACATTGCATATGCAAAAACACTGAAGCCGAAG CTAAACTCTGAAGCCAGAAAACTGTTGGTAGATTCATATGTTGCTCTCCGTAGAGGAGATACAACTGCTGGAGGCAGAGTTGCTTATCGCATGACTGTCAGGCAGCTCGAGGCTTTAATTAGACTTTCAGAGGCCATTGCTTGCAGTCACCTTGAAACTCAG GTACAGCCACACCATGTTAAGGTGGCAGTCAAGCTCCTGAAGACATCAATAATAAG TGTGGATTCCTCTGAGATTGATTTGTCTGAGTTTCAAGATGGAGATCATACTCATGAGAATGATGCAACGAATCCTCCCGCTGGAGGTGATGATTCTCGGCCTCAATCAAGAGATGATGCACCTGAGCAGACCCCAGCTGATGCAG AAAATGATGCAAGTACAGTAGGTCCCCAGAAGAAGAAACTTGTGATAACTGATGAATATTTTCAGAGGGTTACACAAGCCCTCATTATGCGGCTCAGGCAGCATGAAGAAGCTGTTATACGAGATG GGACTGGACTTGCCGGGATGAGGCAAAGGGACTTGATCCAGTGGTATGTCGATCAgcaaaatgagaaaaatagcTATAGTTCCATGGAGGAAGCAGCAACCGAAGTGTCACGCGTAAAAGCTATCATCGAG AGTTTGATACGAAGGGAAGGACATCTTATCGTTTTAGATGATGGTAGTACCCAGGTGGGCGACGATGGGAGGCAGCCCGTGTCTAGAAACGACAGAATCTTGGCTGTGGCTCCCAACTATGTCGTGGACTAA
- the LOC116187725 gene encoding fasciclin-like arabinogalactan protein 17 codes for MATSGFDLSSLVLFFHLLFLLPLSGAAASPENTTRSGQVNSNSVLVALIDSHYTELAELVEKALLLQTLEDTVTKHNITIFAPKNEALELHLDPEFKRFLLEPRNLRSLQTLILSHIVPYRVGLHHWPAKPGDSTRHRALSRVPVELSTDVSSGERLVSLAKLTGPHAVDRPDGVIHGIERLIIPRSVQQDFNNRRSLSSISAVKPEGAPEVDPRTNRLKRPAPPAKPGSPPALPIYYAMAPGPDLAPAPAPGPGGPHHHFDGERQVKDFIHTLLQYGGYNEMADILVNLTSLAVEMGRLVSEGYVLTILAPNDEAMAKLTTDQLSEPGSPEQIVYYHIIPEYQTEESMYNAVRRFGKVSYDTLRLPHKVVAQEADGSVKFGHRDGSAYLFDPDIYTDGRISVQGIDGVLFPPEEKKVTPAAQVVKQVKVAAGKQRRGKLLEAACRMLVAIGQDSSFPTCQ; via the exons ATGGCCACCAGCGGTTTTGATTTGAGCTCTCTCGTTCTCTTTTTCcatcttctttttctcctccctctctctggCGCCGCGGCATCGCCGGAAAACACGACACGCTCCGGTCAAGTTAACTCCAACTCCGTCCTCGTCGCCCTGATCGATTCCCACTACACGGAGCTCGCCGAGCTCGTGGAGAAGGCCCTCCTCCTCCAGACCCTCGAAGATACCGTCACCAAGCACAACATCACCATCTTCGCCCCCAAGAACGAAGCTCTCGAGCTCCACCTCGACCCCGAGTTCAAGCGCTTCCTCCTTGAGCCCCGCAACCTCCGCTCCCTCCAGACCCTCATCCTCTCCCACATTGTGCCCTACCGCGTCGGCCTTCACCATTGGCCCGCCAAGCCAGGTGACTCGACTCGCCACCGCGCTCTGTCCCGCGTGCCAGTCGAACTCTCAACAGACGTCTCTTCCGGCGAGCGTCTCGTCAGCTTGGCCAAGCTGACAGGTCCACACGCGGTGGACCGGCCCGACGGGGTCATTCATGGCATCGAGCGCCTCATTATCCCCCGGTCCGTACAGCAGGACTTCAACAACCGCCGGAGCCTCAGCTCGATCTCCGCCGTCAAGCCGGAGGGTGCTCCAGAGGTCGACCCGAGGACGAACCGGCTGAAAAGACCGGCCCCGCCCGCCAAGCCCGGTTCTCCGCCTGCTCTCCCAATCTACTACGCCATGGCCCCGGGCCCCGACCTCGCCCCAGCCCCAGCCCCTGGACCGGGTGGGCCACACCACCACTTCGACGGCGAGCGCCAGGTCAAGGACTTCATCCACACACTCCTCCAGTACGGCGGGTACAACGAGATGGCCGACATTCTGGTCAACCTCACCTCGCTGGCGGTCGAGATGGGCCGGTTAGTCTCTGAAGGTTACGTCTTAACGATCCTCGCTCCGAACGACGAGGCCATGGCGAAGCTGACAACCGACCAGCTGAGCGAACCGGGTTCGCCGGAGCAAATCGTGTACTACCACATCATCCCCGAGTACCAGACCGAGGAGAGCATGTACAATGCAGTAAGGCGGTTCGGGAAGGTGAGCTACGACACGCTGAGGCTGCCGCACAAGGTGGTGGCTCAGGAGGCCGATGGGTCGGTGAAATTCGGGCACCGAGACGGGTCGGCGTACCTTTTTGACCCGGACATATACACCGATGGCAGAATCTCGGTCCAGGGGATAGACGGCGTCCTGTTCCCGCcagaggagaagaaggtgaCGCCGGCGGCGCAGGTAGTGAAGCAGGTGAAGGTGGCTGCCGGGAAGCAGAGGCGAG GGAAGTTGCTTGAAGCTGCCTGCAGGATGCTAGTCGCCATAGGACAAGATTCCAGCTTCCCCACTTGCCAATAA
- the LOC116187151 gene encoding benzoate carboxyl methyltransferase-like produces MIYCNSCSSFTNFFFDFLQRNAMLKAMPLVKERVRALFRKALFPNNKCLAVADLGCSSGPNSLLAISWIIEAISGLCSQTGRSLPEVLVFLNDLPGNDFNSVFSSLPSFYENQKEKNGVESNCYISAMPGSFHGRLFPSRSLHFVHSSYSVHWLSQVPELPVQNKGSIYMASTSSPSIFEAYLKQFQKDFKNLLSSRAQEIVPGGEIFLTFMSRSIPDPTSKDCCLFWWWLSRSLVEMAEEGLVEVADIDSFNLPFYTPYKHEVRDVVEEEGSFTINRLETFELNWDPFYHEEDENCVFDKLKSGRNVTDCIRSVTEPILRSHFGEGLLMDDLFKRYARLVGDHLSVEKTKCFNIAVSMTRK; encoded by the exons ATGATCTATTGTAATTCTTGCTCGTCCTttactaatttcttttttgattttCTGCAGAGGAATGCGATGCTAAAAGCTATGCCACTTGTGAAAGAACGAGTGAGAGCATTATTTCGGAAAGCCTTATTCCCCAACAACAAGTGCCTTGCGGTGGCAGACTTGGGCTGTTCTTCAGGACCCAACTCTCTACTTGCCATCTCCTGGATCATTGAAGCCATATCCGGATTGTGCAGCCAAACGGGGCGTTCGCTGCCCGAGGTTCTTGTGTTCCTGAACGACCTTCCAGGGAATGACTTCAACTCTGTCTTCTCATCTCTTCCCAGTTTCTATGAGAATCAGAAGGAGAAGAACGGAGTTGAAAGTAACTGCTACATATCTGCGATGCCGGGTTCTTTCCACGGCCGGCTATTTCCGAGCAGAAGCTTGCATTTCGTTCACTCTTCTTACAGTGTGCATTGGCTTTCGCAG GTCCCAGAGCTCCCAGTACAGAACAAAGGGAGCATTTACATGGCAAGCACGAGCTCTCCCAGCATCTTCGAGGCCTACCTGAAGCAGTTCCAAAAGGATTTCAAGAACCTCCTGAGCTCCCGGGCACAGGAAATCGTCCCTGGTGGCGAAATTTTTCTAACTTTCATGAGCAGAAGCATTCCTGATCCCACCAGCAAAGACTGCTGCCTCTTCTGGTGGTGGCTCTCCAGGTCCCTTGTTGAAATGGCCGAAGAG GGATTGGTTGAAGTTGCGGATATAGATTCATTCAACCTGCCGTTCTACACGCCCTACAAACATGAAGTAAGAGATGTGGTAGAGGAAGAAGGATCCTTCACCATCAATCGCCTTGAAAcctttgaattgaattgggaTCCTTTCTACCATGAAGAGGACGAGAACTGTGTGTTTGACAAGTTGAAGAGTGGGCGGAACGTGACTGACTGTATAAGATCGGTCACAGAACCGATACTGAGAAGTCACTTTGGAGAAGGACTGCTGATGGACGATTTATTCAAGAGGTATGCGAGGCTTGTGGGTGATCACCTATCAGTGGAGAAGACAAAGTGCTTCAACATAGCCGTTTCCATGACAAGGAAATGA